Proteins encoded within one genomic window of Candidatus Eisenbacteria bacterium:
- the egtB gene encoding ergothioneine biosynthesis protein EgtB, with amino-acid sequence MSSVARAAFAQSVVRGLGDMPRWLSCRYLYDAEGSRLFDDITRQPEYYLTRAEAALLVAHAHEIRSLAGPSTLVELGAGTATKTRHLLRAWPAGGATARYVPVDICGDVLETAALELEREFPRLAVEPLCATYEQAFARLGAFSPTTLCFLGSSIGNLNPPEQDELFTAVAGALEAGDHLLLGIDLVKDARTLEAAYNDRAGVTERFTRNLLVRMNRDLGTTIDLDSVEHVAWYNAAQTRIEIYARFTRGATITLADHARTFEIRPGELVMTEISTKFHAPDVAMLAARRGLDLVRTFATEDAAFALLLFRRRSRPAPPHPRVVASRLLADARARTLELIAPLGEAALTRQWSPLMSPIVWDLGHIANFEEQWVRRAHRPERRRDDAARQRDHCYDAVAHARSTRGDLPLLGRTGALSYLSGVRAETLAAIDAATFAPGDPLLHGGFVHAMLAQHEAQHTETILQTIQIAQIGYEPARREGPLAARVQVSEAWQTYVPEGPFMMGTDDRTLAYDNERPAHEVHLPAFRIDVAPVTNGTYLRFVEDGGYARRSLWTDEGWAWLQRARVAHPAGWDRSPDGGWTERAFGRVEPLLRDQPVVHVCWHEANAYARWAGRRLPTEAEWEKAAAWDLESLVARRYPWGDTPPTHEHANLGQTCFAPAAIGAYPRGVSYFGCHQMLGCVWEWTSSDFAPYPGFEVFPYPEYSATHFGRGYKVLRGGSWATQALVARNTFRNWDLPERRQIFAGFRCASDC; translated from the coding sequence GTGAGCAGCGTCGCCCGCGCCGCCTTTGCGCAGTCCGTCGTCCGCGGCCTCGGAGACATGCCGCGGTGGCTGTCCTGCCGCTACCTCTACGACGCGGAGGGCAGCCGGCTCTTCGACGACATCACACGGCAGCCCGAGTACTACCTGACGCGCGCCGAGGCGGCCCTGCTCGTGGCCCACGCGCACGAGATCCGCTCCCTCGCCGGTCCCTCGACGCTGGTCGAGCTCGGCGCCGGCACGGCCACCAAGACCCGGCACCTGCTGCGCGCCTGGCCCGCCGGCGGCGCAACCGCCCGCTACGTCCCCGTCGACATCTGCGGCGACGTGCTCGAGACCGCGGCACTCGAGCTGGAACGCGAGTTCCCGCGGCTCGCCGTCGAGCCGCTGTGCGCCACCTACGAGCAGGCGTTCGCGCGCCTGGGCGCCTTCTCGCCGACCACGCTCTGCTTTCTCGGCAGCAGCATCGGCAACCTGAATCCCCCCGAGCAGGACGAGCTCTTCACGGCCGTCGCCGGTGCGCTCGAGGCGGGCGACCACCTTCTGCTCGGCATCGACCTCGTGAAGGATGCGCGCACGCTCGAGGCCGCGTACAACGACCGGGCGGGCGTCACGGAGCGCTTCACGAGGAACCTCCTCGTACGCATGAACCGCGACCTCGGCACGACGATCGACCTCGACAGCGTCGAGCACGTCGCCTGGTACAACGCGGCCCAGACTCGCATCGAGATCTATGCGCGCTTCACGCGCGGCGCCACGATCACGCTCGCCGACCACGCGCGCACGTTCGAGATCCGACCGGGCGAGCTGGTGATGACGGAGATCAGCACGAAGTTCCACGCGCCGGACGTCGCGATGCTGGCGGCGCGGCGCGGGCTCGATCTCGTGCGGACGTTCGCGACCGAGGACGCCGCCTTCGCGCTGCTGCTCTTCCGCCGCCGTTCGCGACCGGCGCCCCCGCATCCCCGCGTCGTCGCTTCGCGCCTGCTCGCGGACGCGCGCGCACGGACGCTCGAGCTGATCGCGCCGCTGGGCGAGGCTGCCCTCACCCGCCAGTGGAGCCCCCTCATGAGCCCCATCGTGTGGGACCTGGGGCACATTGCGAACTTCGAGGAGCAGTGGGTCCGCCGCGCCCACCGGCCCGAGCGGCGGCGCGACGACGCTGCGCGCCAGCGCGACCACTGCTACGACGCCGTCGCGCATGCGCGCTCGACGCGCGGCGACCTTCCGCTCCTGGGCCGCACCGGGGCGCTCTCGTACTTGAGCGGCGTACGGGCCGAGACCCTGGCCGCGATCGACGCGGCGACCTTCGCGCCCGGCGATCCGCTACTGCACGGCGGCTTCGTGCACGCGATGCTGGCGCAGCACGAGGCGCAGCACACCGAGACGATCCTGCAGACGATCCAGATCGCGCAGATCGGGTACGAGCCGGCCCGGCGCGAGGGACCCCTCGCGGCGCGCGTCCAGGTGAGCGAGGCGTGGCAGACGTACGTCCCGGAGGGCCCGTTCATGATGGGCACCGACGACCGGACGCTCGCCTACGACAACGAGCGGCCGGCGCACGAGGTCCACCTGCCGGCCTTCCGCATCGACGTCGCACCGGTGACCAACGGCACCTACCTGCGCTTCGTCGAGGACGGCGGGTACGCGAGGCGCTCGCTGTGGACGGACGAGGGATGGGCCTGGCTCCAGCGCGCACGTGTGGCGCATCCGGCCGGCTGGGATCGATCGCCCGACGGCGGATGGACCGAGCGGGCATTCGGCCGCGTCGAGCCGCTCCTGCGCGACCAGCCGGTCGTGCACGTGTGCTGGCACGAGGCGAACGCCTACGCGCGCTGGGCGGGAAGGCGCCTCCCGACCGAAGCCGAGTGGGAGAAGGCGGCCGCGTGGGATCTCGAGAGCCTGGTCGCGCGCCGCTACCCGTGGGGCGACACGCCGCCGACGCACGAGCACGCGAACCTGGGCCAGACGTGCTTCGCCCCGGCCGCGATCGGCGCCTACCCGCGCGGCGTCAGCTACTTCGGCTGCCATCAGATGCTCGGCTGCGTGTGGGAGTGGACGTCGAGCGACTTCGCTCCCTACCCCGGATTCGAGGTGTTCCCCTACCCCGAGTACTCGGCGACCCACTTCGGGCGCGGCTACAAGGTGCTGCGCGGGGGCTCGTGGGCGACGCAGGCGCTGGTCGCGCGCAACACGTTCCGCAACTGGGATCTTCCCGAGCGACGCCAGATCTTCGCGGGCTTTCGCTGTGCCAGCGACTGCTGA
- a CDS encoding HIT family protein → MSCIFCRIVAGEIPAEIVARDEHSVAFLDITPLADGHTVVVPRSHVATIEEMTPADAEGLFRAVRRLAGPVRKAVRADGSTIGVNNGAATGQTIPHVHVHIVPRWPGDGAGSVHTIFKAGARRSVAEVGQEIRKAIG, encoded by the coding sequence TCCCGGCGGAGATCGTCGCGCGCGACGAGCACAGCGTGGCCTTCCTCGACATCACGCCGCTCGCCGACGGTCACACGGTCGTCGTGCCGCGCTCGCACGTCGCCACGATCGAGGAGATGACGCCGGCCGACGCCGAGGGCCTCTTTCGCGCCGTGCGCCGGCTCGCCGGTCCGGTACGGAAGGCGGTGCGGGCCGACGGCAGCACGATCGGCGTCAACAACGGTGCGGCGACCGGCCAGACGATCCCGCACGTGCATGTGCACATCGTCCCGCGCTGGCCCGGGGACGGCGCCGGCAGCGTCCACACGATCTTCAAAGCGGGGGCCCGCCGGTCGGTGGCGGAGGTGGGGCAGGAGATCCGAAAGGCGATCGGGTGA